One window of Paenibacillus sp. FSL K6-3182 genomic DNA carries:
- the pyk gene encoding pyruvate kinase, whose translation MRKTKIVCTIGPSSESLENTKKLINAGMNVARLNFSHGDFEEHGNRIKNIRIANAELGTSVAVLLDTKGPEIRLGKLKEEPIELNQGEIVTLTTEEILGDRNRVPITYNNLPNDVTIGSTILIDDGLIGLTVEEVKGTEIVCRIVNSGPIKSKKGVNVPGVKISLPGITEKDANDIVFGIEQGVDFIAASFVRKASDVLEIRELLERHNAGHIQIISKIENQEGVDNLDEILEVSDGLMVARGDLGVEIPAEEVPLVQKNMIKKGNRVGKPVITATQMLDSMQRNPRPTRAEASDVANAIFDGTDAIMLSGETAAGRYPTESVQTMARIAERAEAALEYREIFTKQANAQQVSVTEAISQAVANSALDLGAKAIITSTQSGFTARMVSKYKPKAPIIAVTTDEKVLRRLSLIWGVFAVLGPDADTTDEMFENAVKGGMSTGFLSLGDTVVITAGVPVGRAGTTNLIKIHHIGELLAQGQGIGSQTAIGKIVVARTPEEAIAKTTQGSILVTISTDKEYMPAFEKAGAVITEQGGITSHAAVVGLNLGIPVILGIQNATELLQDGMEVTIYGETGVIYHGQSKVL comes from the coding sequence ATGCGTAAAACGAAAATTGTTTGTACTATCGGTCCATCCAGCGAATCACTGGAAAACACAAAAAAGCTAATCAATGCAGGCATGAACGTTGCCCGTCTTAACTTCTCACACGGAGATTTTGAAGAGCACGGCAACCGTATTAAAAACATCCGCATTGCAAATGCAGAACTTGGTACTTCGGTAGCGGTTTTGCTTGATACGAAAGGTCCTGAAATTCGTCTTGGCAAGCTTAAAGAAGAGCCTATTGAGCTTAATCAAGGTGAAATCGTTACGCTTACTACAGAAGAAATTTTGGGTGACCGCAACCGTGTTCCTATTACTTACAACAACCTTCCAAACGATGTAACAATTGGTTCAACTATCCTCATTGATGATGGCTTGATCGGATTGACAGTTGAAGAGGTTAAAGGCACTGAGATCGTTTGCCGTATCGTAAACAGCGGTCCAATTAAAAGTAAAAAAGGCGTTAACGTTCCTGGCGTGAAAATTTCATTGCCTGGTATTACGGAAAAGGATGCTAACGATATCGTATTTGGTATCGAGCAAGGCGTAGACTTCATTGCAGCATCTTTTGTTCGTAAAGCGAGCGACGTGCTTGAAATTCGTGAATTGCTTGAGCGTCATAATGCAGGTCACATTCAAATTATCTCCAAAATTGAGAACCAAGAAGGCGTAGACAACCTTGATGAAATTCTTGAGGTTTCTGACGGTCTTATGGTAGCGCGTGGCGACCTCGGCGTTGAAATTCCAGCTGAAGAAGTGCCGCTCGTTCAAAAAAATATGATCAAAAAAGGTAACCGTGTAGGTAAACCTGTCATTACAGCAACACAAATGCTTGATTCCATGCAGCGCAACCCGCGTCCAACTCGCGCAGAAGCGAGTGACGTTGCAAATGCGATTTTTGACGGTACAGATGCGATCATGCTTTCCGGCGAAACAGCTGCGGGAAGATATCCAACTGAATCCGTACAAACAATGGCTCGTATTGCTGAGCGTGCGGAAGCCGCTTTGGAATACCGTGAAATTTTCACAAAACAAGCCAATGCACAACAAGTATCCGTTACAGAAGCAATCAGCCAAGCTGTTGCTAACTCGGCTCTTGACCTTGGTGCAAAAGCGATCATCACATCGACACAAAGCGGCTTTACAGCTCGCATGGTATCGAAGTACAAGCCTAAAGCTCCAATCATTGCTGTAACGACTGATGAGAAGGTATTGCGTCGTCTATCTCTCATTTGGGGCGTATTTGCAGTGCTTGGTCCAGATGCGGATACAACGGATGAAATGTTCGAAAATGCTGTAAAAGGCGGTATGAGCACTGGATTCCTAAGCTTGGGAGATACTGTTGTTATTACAGCTGGCGTTCCAGTTGGCCGTGCTGGCACTACAAACCTTATCAAAATTCACCACATTGGTGAGCTTTTGGCACAAGGACAAGGTATCGGCAGCCAAACCGCTATCGGTAAAATTGTAGTAGCTCGTACACCTGAGGAAGCTATTGCAAAAACAACTCAAGGTTCAATCTTGGTAACGATCTCCACAGATAAAGAATATATGCCTGCATTCGAAAAAGCTGGCGCAGTTATTACAGAGCAAGGCGGAATTACTAGCCATGCCGCTGTAGTTGGCCTGAATCTTGGAATCCCGGTTATTCTTGGCATCCAAAATGCAACTGAATTGCTGCAAGATGGCATGGAAGTTACCATCTACGGCGAAACAGGCGTTATCTATCACGGCCAATCAAAAGTACTGTAA
- a CDS encoding thioesterase family protein — protein sequence MLSASTWVLHPLRVRYQETDQMGVVFHGNYVTWFEIGRTEWIRNAGYDYKTIEEQGLLLPVIDLQCRYVQPARYDDTVIVCTRIADCSPLRVSFESQVRKVSLDDFHTSVVSESESLPGELLVEGGTKHVWVNESWQPARLNKVMPELYELLRTK from the coding sequence ATGCTGTCAGCTTCCACTTGGGTTCTGCACCCGCTGCGCGTTCGTTATCAGGAAACCGATCAAATGGGTGTCGTTTTTCATGGGAATTATGTAACTTGGTTCGAAATTGGACGTACTGAATGGATAAGAAATGCTGGTTATGACTATAAAACCATTGAAGAGCAAGGATTGCTGCTGCCGGTTATAGATTTGCAATGCCGCTATGTGCAACCCGCTCGCTATGACGATACTGTAATCGTTTGTACTCGAATTGCTGATTGCAGCCCTCTGCGCGTATCCTTTGAATCACAGGTTAGAAAGGTATCACTGGATGATTTCCATACATCAGTAGTATCAGAAAGCGAATCACTGCCTGGTGAGCTGCTCGTGGAGGGTGGAACCAAACATGTATGGGTCAACGAGTCATGGCAACCAGCGCGTTTAAACAAAGTCATGCCTGAATTGTATGAACTGCTGCGTACGAAGTAA
- a CDS encoding FxsA family protein: MYKWLLAVLIVVPLVELWGIFQISGWIGGWNTFFILILMGLAGAYLARMEGRKVWGEAQRQMQAGQIPGQSLLDGLCVLAGGILLLLPGFLSDIIGITLLIPFTRTFYRVIMLRELEKRIRNGNFKIGRF, encoded by the coding sequence ATGTATAAATGGCTGTTGGCAGTTTTAATTGTTGTTCCATTAGTTGAGCTTTGGGGTATCTTTCAAATTAGCGGCTGGATCGGGGGCTGGAACACCTTTTTTATACTGATCCTCATGGGTTTGGCAGGCGCTTATTTGGCCCGAATGGAAGGGCGAAAAGTATGGGGTGAGGCTCAGCGTCAAATGCAAGCTGGACAAATTCCCGGCCAGTCGCTTTTAGATGGATTATGTGTGCTAGCAGGAGGTATTTTGCTGTTGCTGCCAGGATTTCTGTCTGACATCATAGGCATTACGCTGCTTATTCCATTTACAAGAACCTTTTATAGAGTAATCATGCTGCGTGAATTAGAGAAAAGAATACGAAACGGCAATTTTAAGATCGGAAGATTCTAA
- the ppk1 gene encoding polyphosphate kinase 1 yields MTKLLSNYVNRDLSWIEFNRRVLQEAQDLSNPLLERAKFLAIVSSNLDEFMSVRVAGIQMQMRAGLSKIDFTGYTPSGLWKRLIKRATQMVHDQYRTYREVFRSLSREGIFIRSLDELNITQTKAVSDYFHEIVFPVLTPMAVDQSRPFPLVHTKELYLAVLLRQESDPSEEEPLFAIVQVPSILPRFVPVPGRINSKKTEFVLLEDLIEKFIDTLFNGYIPFSVNPFRLTRDADITLNEEDAEDLLEEIEKELRRRRWGIPVRLEVSKGMHPYALEMLTEELEIEDNLFEIDGPLDLSFLMKFAGAVPGNDNLRYEKLEPIYPREFDHTDDMFEVIRQRDVLMYHPYESFDAVNDFVMQAAYDPDVLAIKMTLYRVSGQSALVQALAKAGEAGKQVTVVVELKARFDEERNIAWARQLEKAGCHVVYGLVGLKTHAKILLVVRREHGTLRRYVHVGTGNYNDSTATLYTDIGLFTSHPIIGGDASALFNEVTGYSSPYEWKAFGVAPSDLKEKLYRLIDRERLNAAAGKPARIIAKMNSLSNQEMIDKLYEASQAGVKIVLIVRGVCCLRPGVPGRSENIQVISIVDRFLEHARIMYFHNGGEEEVYLSSADWMTRNLTRRIELMCPVFDPILRQILIKMLQLNIDDNVKARELQPNGTYEHLTSADKEPFRSQFEAKVIASWKGHA; encoded by the coding sequence ATGACCAAGCTTTTGTCCAACTATGTAAATCGTGACTTAAGTTGGATCGAATTCAACCGAAGAGTTCTTCAAGAGGCGCAGGATCTCAGCAATCCGCTGCTTGAGAGAGCAAAGTTTTTGGCAATTGTCTCAAGCAATTTGGATGAATTTATGAGCGTGCGAGTTGCTGGCATCCAGATGCAGATGAGAGCCGGCTTATCCAAAATTGATTTTACGGGCTATACGCCCTCTGGACTTTGGAAGCGGCTGATTAAGCGAGCAACCCAAATGGTCCATGATCAATATCGTACATACAGAGAAGTGTTCCGAAGCCTCAGTCGTGAGGGCATTTTTATTCGTTCGCTGGATGAGCTTAATATAACGCAAACGAAAGCAGTCTCGGATTATTTTCATGAAATCGTATTTCCAGTACTTACACCGATGGCTGTCGATCAGAGCAGACCGTTCCCGCTTGTTCATACGAAAGAGCTGTATTTAGCAGTACTTCTAAGACAAGAGAGTGATCCGTCTGAAGAGGAGCCGTTGTTTGCGATTGTCCAGGTACCTTCTATTTTACCGAGATTTGTACCTGTCCCAGGACGAATTAACAGCAAGAAAACGGAGTTTGTGCTTCTTGAGGATTTAATTGAAAAGTTCATCGATACGTTATTCAACGGCTATATTCCATTCTCAGTAAACCCGTTCCGCTTAACAAGGGATGCGGATATTACATTGAATGAAGAGGATGCCGAGGATCTGCTTGAGGAGATCGAGAAAGAGCTGCGTCGCCGCCGCTGGGGAATTCCTGTAAGGCTGGAGGTTTCCAAGGGTATGCACCCTTATGCGCTCGAAATGCTTACCGAAGAGCTCGAAATCGAAGATAATTTATTTGAAATAGATGGACCGCTTGATTTAAGCTTTTTGATGAAGTTTGCAGGAGCAGTACCGGGCAATGATAATTTGCGGTATGAGAAGCTTGAGCCAATTTATCCAAGAGAATTTGACCACACTGACGATATGTTTGAGGTCATCCGCCAGCGCGATGTTTTGATGTACCATCCATATGAATCATTTGACGCAGTTAATGACTTTGTCATGCAGGCTGCTTATGATCCCGACGTGCTAGCGATAAAAATGACGTTATACCGCGTGAGCGGCCAGTCTGCGCTCGTTCAAGCGCTTGCTAAGGCAGGCGAAGCTGGCAAGCAGGTAACGGTTGTTGTAGAGCTAAAGGCGAGGTTTGACGAGGAAAGGAACATCGCTTGGGCGCGTCAGCTGGAGAAGGCTGGTTGCCATGTCGTTTACGGCCTAGTTGGTCTGAAGACACATGCGAAAATCTTGTTAGTTGTAAGACGAGAGCATGGCACGCTGCGCCGCTACGTTCATGTAGGGACAGGGAATTATAATGACAGTACGGCAACATTATATACGGATATTGGACTTTTTACGTCACATCCAATAATCGGCGGCGATGCTTCGGCTTTGTTCAACGAGGTTACGGGTTATTCATCACCTTATGAGTGGAAAGCTTTTGGCGTTGCGCCTTCTGATTTGAAGGAAAAGCTATATCGGTTAATCGATAGGGAAAGATTGAATGCAGCAGCCGGCAAGCCAGCTCGCATTATTGCCAAAATGAATTCTTTATCGAATCAAGAGATGATCGATAAGCTTTATGAAGCCTCTCAAGCGGGAGTGAAAATCGTATTAATCGTTCGCGGCGTTTGCTGCTTGCGGCCGGGTGTTCCTGGGCGCAGTGAAAATATTCAGGTAATAAGTATCGTCGACCGTTTTCTGGAGCATGCACGGATTATGTACTTCCATAATGGCGGGGAAGAAGAGGTATATTTGTCGAGCGCGGATTGGATGACTCGTAATCTTACAAGAAGGATCGAGCTTATGTGTCCAGTATTTGATCCAATTTTGAGACAAATATTGATCAAGATGCTTCAGCTTAATATCGATGATAATGTAAAAGCCCGTGAATTGCAGCCGAACGGTACTTATGAGCATCTTACTAGTGCTGATAAAGAGCCGTTCCGCAGTCAATTCGAGGCAAAGGTTATAGCGTCTTGGAAGGGACATGCGTAG